From the genome of Sulfuricella sp., one region includes:
- the def gene encoding peptide deformylase — protein MTARAVLRMGDTRLLEIARPVKVFDTPELHALVSDMRDTMQALNGAGLAAPQIGIGLQVVIFGVARNPRYPDAETVPDTVLLNPELEYPGDEMEPGWEGCLSLPGMRGKVLRHKHLRYRGFDLAGQPIDRTVTGFHARVVQHECDHLNGILYPMRMSDMSQFGFTEVLFPDTATMEE, from the coding sequence GTGACAGCTAGAGCCGTGCTCAGGATGGGCGATACGCGCCTGCTGGAGATTGCCCGGCCGGTGAAGGTGTTTGATACGCCCGAATTGCACGCGCTCGTTTCTGATATGCGGGATACCATGCAGGCGCTCAACGGTGCCGGTCTGGCTGCGCCGCAAATCGGTATTGGCTTGCAGGTGGTGATATTCGGGGTCGCCCGGAATCCGCGTTACCCGGATGCCGAAACAGTGCCGGATACCGTGCTGCTCAACCCGGAGCTGGAATATCCCGGCGATGAGATGGAGCCAGGCTGGGAAGGGTGCCTGTCGCTGCCAGGGATGCGGGGCAAGGTGCTTCGCCACAAGCACCTGCGCTACCGTGGTTTTGACCTCGCAGGCCAGCCCATAGACCGTACCGTCACCGGTTTTCATGCCCGGGTGGTGCAGCACGAATGCGATCATCTGAACGGCATCCTCTACCCGATGCGGATGAGCGACATGAGCCAGTTCGGTTTTACCGAAGTGCTGTTTCCGGATACGGCGACGATGGAAGAATAA
- the gltX gene encoding glutamate--tRNA ligase: MVRTRFAPSPTGYLHIGGARTALFSWAYARLHKGTFVLRIEDTDLERSTPESVQAILDGMNWLGLDYDEGPFYQMQRMDRYKEVIQQLLDEGNAYYCYASKEELEAMREEQEKRGEKPRYDRRWRDSNAIPPAGISPVVRFKTPLVGAVVIEDLVKGRVVVGNSELDDLIIARSDGTPTYNFCVVVDDWDMQITHVIRGDDHLNNTPRQINILKALGAPLPLYAHVPMILGADGERLSKRHGAVSVMQYQEDGYLPEALLNYLARLGWARGDEEVFSMDQFVEWFDLGSISKSAAKFNPEKLLWLNQQYLKQTDGQLLAELARPFVQRDCCDPSTGGPDLAVVADLLKERVSTVEELADAAVYFYRALDAEPALLEQHVPRDILPVMAEMAEKFAAIEWTREAIHEVMKSTVAAHGLKLPKVAMPLRVLVTGESQTPSVDAVLALIGKDEVVARLKKQLARVAGGFNNET; this comes from the coding sequence ATGGTTCGTACCCGTTTTGCTCCCAGCCCCACTGGCTACCTTCACATCGGCGGTGCGCGCACCGCGCTTTTTTCCTGGGCCTATGCCCGCCTGCATAAAGGCACTTTCGTGCTGCGCATCGAGGACACTGACCTTGAACGCTCCACGCCGGAATCGGTACAGGCCATTCTGGATGGCATGAACTGGCTCGGTCTGGATTACGACGAAGGCCCGTTCTACCAGATGCAGCGCATGGACCGCTACAAAGAGGTGATCCAGCAGTTGCTGGATGAAGGCAATGCTTACTATTGCTATGCCAGCAAGGAAGAACTGGAAGCCATGCGCGAGGAGCAGGAAAAGCGCGGTGAAAAACCGCGTTATGACCGCCGCTGGCGCGATTCGAATGCCATCCCCCCGGCCGGAATTTCTCCCGTGGTGCGCTTCAAGACCCCGCTTGTTGGCGCAGTCGTCATTGAAGACCTGGTCAAGGGCCGGGTGGTGGTCGGCAACAGCGAGCTGGACGATCTCATCATTGCCCGTTCGGACGGCACGCCCACCTACAATTTCTGTGTCGTGGTGGACGACTGGGACATGCAGATCACCCATGTCATCCGCGGTGACGACCATCTCAACAATACGCCGCGCCAGATCAATATCCTCAAGGCGCTGGGCGCGCCCTTGCCGCTGTATGCCCATGTGCCGATGATCCTCGGCGCGGACGGCGAGCGGCTTTCCAAGCGTCACGGTGCGGTGTCGGTGATGCAGTACCAGGAAGACGGCTATCTGCCGGAAGCGCTGCTGAATTATCTCGCGCGCCTGGGCTGGGCCAGGGGCGACGAGGAAGTGTTCAGCATGGATCAGTTCGTCGAGTGGTTCGATCTGGGCAGTATTTCGAAATCGGCGGCCAAGTTCAACCCGGAAAAATTGCTGTGGCTGAATCAGCAGTACCTCAAGCAAACCGATGGGCAGCTACTGGCCGAGCTGGCCAGGCCTTTTGTTCAACGTGATTGCTGCGATCCTTCTACCGGCGGCCCTGATCTCGCCGTGGTAGCGGATCTGCTCAAGGAGCGGGTCAGCACCGTGGAAGAGCTGGCCGATGCCGCCGTGTATTTCTACCGTGCCCTGGATGCCGAGCCCGCCTTGCTGGAGCAGCATGTTCCCCGGGATATTCTGCCGGTCATGGCGGAGATGGCGGAGAAGTTCGCTGCCATTGAGTGGACCCGCGAGGCCATTCACGAGGTGATGAAATCGACGGTTGCCGCGCACGGCCTCAAGCTGCCCAAGGTGGCAATGCCGCTGCGCGTGCTGGTGACGGGCGAATCCCAGACGCCTTCCGTCGATGCGGTGCTGGCCCTGATCGGCAAGGACGAAGTGGTGGCGCGCCTGAAAAAACAGCTGGCCCGGGTGGCCGGTGGTTTCAATAACGAGACCTGA
- a CDS encoding S-methyl-5'-thioinosine phosphorylase — translation MLGIIGGSGLTQISGLEEVRRKVVRTPYGEPSGALTFGEINGREVVFLARHGYGHTIPPHEVNYRANMWALHAEGAQDVISIATVGGIHANMKPGTIAVPDQIIDYTWGRKSTYHDCQEACGSKPVVHIDFTWPYCEEIRQLCMRACRQAGEEFVDGGVYAAVQGPRLETAAEINRLERDGATMVGMTGMPEAALAREIGLCYAALTVSANYAAGRGSSAHAIAYDAVDVILKQAMQRVLKILNQVVLLRDS, via the coding sequence ATGCTGGGAATTATCGGGGGCAGCGGTCTGACGCAGATATCCGGTCTGGAGGAAGTTCGCCGCAAAGTGGTTAGGACGCCCTACGGCGAACCTTCCGGCGCACTGACATTCGGCGAGATCAATGGGCGGGAAGTGGTTTTTCTGGCGCGACACGGCTATGGTCATACCATTCCGCCGCATGAGGTGAATTACCGCGCCAATATGTGGGCGCTGCATGCCGAAGGCGCACAGGATGTGATTTCCATCGCCACCGTCGGCGGCATTCATGCCAACATGAAACCCGGCACCATCGCTGTTCCGGATCAGATCATCGACTATACCTGGGGGCGCAAAAGCACCTACCATGACTGTCAGGAAGCTTGCGGTTCAAAGCCGGTGGTGCATATCGATTTCACCTGGCCCTACTGTGAAGAAATTCGGCAACTGTGCATGCGTGCCTGCCGTCAGGCAGGGGAAGAGTTCGTTGACGGTGGCGTCTATGCCGCAGTTCAGGGGCCGCGTCTGGAAACGGCTGCGGAGATCAATCGCCTGGAGCGCGATGGCGCCACCATGGTGGGCATGACCGGGATGCCGGAAGCAGCATTGGCGAGAGAAATCGGCCTGTGCTACGCGGCGCTGACGGTTTCGGCCAATTACGCCGCCGGGCGCGGCTCAAGCGCGCATGCGATTGCCTATGATGCCGTGGATGTGATCCTCAAGCAGGCGATGCAGCGGGTACTGAAAATTCTCAATCAGGTTGTTTTGCTTCGTGACAGCTAG
- a CDS encoding histone deacetylase family protein, translating to MHTAYITHPSCLKHDMGKDHPECPARIQAIEDQLIASGLLPFLDHQEAPLATDEMLSRVHRPGYIASIRAAAPGAGLAYLDPDTAMNSHTLEAALRAAGAVALAVDMVMSGRAENAFCNVRPPGHHAGVASSGGFCIFNNVAVGVAHALMQHGLERVAIADFDVHHGNGTEDIFHDDPRVMLCSTFRHPYYPYSGSDSGNDHIINVPLPAGTAGDAFRAAVVEQWLPALERFKPQMLFISAGFDAHREDDMGGLALREADYVWVTGKLKEVAARHANSRIVSALEGGYALHALGRSAAAHIKVLSDL from the coding sequence ATGCACACCGCCTACATAACCCATCCCAGCTGTCTCAAGCACGATATGGGCAAGGATCACCCAGAATGTCCGGCACGTATCCAAGCCATCGAGGATCAGCTGATTGCATCGGGGCTGCTGCCGTTTCTCGATCACCAGGAGGCGCCGCTGGCGACGGATGAAATGCTGTCCCGGGTGCATCGTCCCGGCTACATTGCAAGCATTCGTGCCGCTGCGCCGGGTGCCGGCCTGGCATATCTCGACCCGGACACGGCGATGAACTCACATACGCTGGAAGCCGCGCTGCGAGCAGCCGGCGCGGTTGCTCTGGCGGTTGATATGGTGATGTCCGGGCGGGCGGAAAATGCCTTCTGCAATGTGCGTCCGCCTGGCCACCACGCTGGCGTCGCCAGTTCTGGCGGTTTCTGCATTTTTAACAATGTTGCGGTAGGGGTGGCTCATGCCCTGATGCAACATGGCCTGGAACGGGTGGCGATTGCCGATTTCGATGTGCACCACGGCAACGGAACGGAAGATATTTTTCACGACGACCCGCGCGTGATGCTGTGTTCGACTTTCCGCCATCCTTATTATCCCTATTCCGGATCTGACAGCGGCAACGATCACATCATCAACGTGCCCCTCCCCGCCGGGACAGCGGGAGACGCTTTTCGCGCAGCCGTGGTGGAGCAGTGGCTCCCCGCGCTGGAGCGTTTCAAGCCGCAGATGCTGTTCATTTCTGCCGGCTTCGATGCACACCGCGAAGATGACATGGGCGGTCTTGCCCTGAGGGAAGCGGATTACGTCTGGGTGACCGGGAAACTCAAGGAGGTCGCCGCTCGCCACGCCAACAGCCGCATCGTTTCGGCACTGGAGGGCGGCTATGCCCTGCATGCGCTCGGGCGCAGTGCGGCGGCGCATATCAAAGTACTGAGTGATTTGTAA
- a CDS encoding protein-L-isoaspartate(D-aspartate) O-methyltransferase, whose amino-acid sequence MNVRISGIGMTSQRTRLRMVDRLRSQGIKDEVVLSVMGSIPRHIFIEEALSSRAYEDTALPIGFGQTISNPYTVARMTEILRNGQDLGKVLEIGTGCGYQSAVLARLAREVFTVERISPLLTKARKNLREAHCNNVRARHADGGIGIAEAAPFDAIIMTAASTHIPSALLQQLAVGGRLVMPVGTGEQQRLHLIERTPKEYAETVLEAVKFVPLLAGVM is encoded by the coding sequence ATGAATGTCCGGATCAGCGGCATCGGCATGACCTCGCAGCGCACGCGCCTGCGCATGGTGGACCGCCTGCGCAGCCAGGGCATCAAGGACGAAGTGGTGCTCTCCGTGATGGGCTCGATTCCACGCCACATTTTTATCGAGGAAGCCCTGTCCAGCCGGGCGTATGAAGACACCGCCCTGCCCATCGGCTTCGGCCAGACCATTTCCAATCCCTACACCGTGGCGCGCATGACCGAAATTCTGCGCAATGGCCAGGATCTGGGCAAGGTGCTGGAAATCGGCACCGGCTGCGGTTACCAGTCCGCGGTGCTGGCCAGGCTGGCACGGGAAGTTTTTACCGTTGAGCGGATTTCTCCGCTTTTGACCAAGGCGCGTAAAAATCTCCGGGAAGCGCATTGCAATAACGTGCGCGCGCGCCATGCCGATGGCGGCATCGGCATCGCCGAGGCAGCGCCGTTTGACGCCATAATCATGACCGCGGCATCCACCCATATCCCCTCTGCATTGCTGCAACAACTGGCAGTCGGCGGGCGCCTGGTGATGCCGGTTGGGACGGGCGAGCAGCAGCGCCTGCACCTGATCGAGCGCACGCCGAAAGAATATGCCGAAACCGTGCTTGAGGCGGTGAAGTTCGTGCCGCTGCTGGCTGGGGTGATGTGA
- a CDS encoding type II toxin-antitoxin system HicA family toxin: protein MKRKHHRTLELIFARPVSANVRWADIEALLRELGAEFEEREGSRVEVFLFGLVRVFHRPHPSPDTDKGAVAAIRKWLEENGVKP from the coding sequence ATGAAACGAAAACACCATCGCACTCTGGAACTCATCTTCGCCCGGCCTGTCTCGGCAAATGTAAGATGGGCTGACATCGAGGCGCTACTCCGGGAGCTTGGTGCGGAATTTGAGGAACGCGAAGGCTCGCGAGTCGAGGTGTTTCTGTTCGGTCTGGTGAGAGTATTTCATCGCCCCCACCCATCACCGGACACGGACAAGGGCGCTGTCGCGGCAATTCGCAAATGGCTGGAAGAAAACGGAGTAAAACCATGA
- a CDS encoding type II toxin-antitoxin system HicB family antitoxin produces MNTMTINGYQAVIAFDPDIQMFRGEFLGLNGGADFYAADVAGLKHEGEISLRVFLEACERRGIEPRKHFSGKFSLRVDPATHEAAAIAAAAHGQSLNQWATEAIRQAALAR; encoded by the coding sequence ATGAATACCATGACAATTAACGGCTATCAGGCGGTCATCGCCTTTGACCCCGATATTCAAATGTTCCGGGGTGAATTCTTGGGCTTGAATGGCGGGGCCGACTTCTATGCTGCCGACGTGGCTGGGCTGAAGCATGAAGGTGAAATTTCCCTGCGCGTGTTCCTGGAAGCATGCGAACGTCGCGGCATCGAGCCGCGCAAGCACTTCTCGGGCAAGTTCTCCCTGCGGGTTGACCCTGCCACCCACGAAGCCGCCGCCATCGCCGCCGCTGCTCACGGCCAGAGCCTGAACCAATGGGCGACAGAAGCCATCAGGCAGGCTGCATTGGCCAGGTAA
- the surE gene encoding 5'/3'-nucleotidase SurE has product MRILLSNDDGYFAPGLAVLAEVLSSVAQITVVAPERDRSGASNSLTLDRPLMLRQASSGFHYVNGTPTDCVHLAVTGMLDHLPDMVISGINHGANMGDDTIYSGTVAAATEGFLLGVPAIAVSLVSSHQGNFATAARVVKEMVERYQRQPLAQPTLLNVNVPDVPYEALKGIEITRLGKRHKAEPVVKAENPRGQTVYWVGAAGLAQDAGPGTDFEAVSRQAVSVTPLQIDLTHYQQIDSLKGWLA; this is encoded by the coding sequence ATGCGAATCCTGCTTAGCAACGACGACGGTTATTTTGCGCCTGGCCTGGCTGTTCTGGCCGAGGTGCTGTCTTCCGTGGCGCAAATCACCGTGGTGGCACCGGAGCGCGACCGCAGCGGTGCGAGCAATTCGCTTACTCTCGACCGGCCCCTGATGCTGCGCCAGGCCAGCAGCGGCTTCCATTACGTCAACGGCACGCCGACCGACTGCGTGCATCTGGCGGTGACCGGAATGCTCGACCACCTGCCGGACATGGTGATTTCCGGCATCAATCACGGTGCCAACATGGGCGACGACACCATCTATTCCGGTACCGTGGCGGCTGCGACCGAAGGCTTTCTGCTCGGCGTCCCGGCCATCGCGGTGTCGCTGGTCAGCAGCCATCAGGGCAATTTTGCAACAGCCGCCAGGGTGGTGAAGGAAATGGTCGAGCGTTACCAGCGCCAGCCTTTGGCGCAACCCACGCTGCTCAACGTCAACGTGCCCGATGTGCCTTACGAGGCGCTGAAAGGGATCGAAATCACCCGCCTGGGCAAGCGCCACAAGGCCGAGCCGGTGGTGAAGGCGGAAAACCCGCGCGGCCAGACTGTTTATTGGGTGGGAGCGGCCGGCCTGGCCCAGGATGCCGGCCCGGGAACCGATTTCGAAGCCGTGTCGCGGCAAGCCGTTTCGGTGACACCGCTACAGATCGATTTGACCCATTACCAGCAGATCGATAGCTTGAAAGGGTGGCTGGCATGA
- the ppdK gene encoding pyruvate, phosphate dikinase: MTDSNKFIYAFEEGDGKNRMLLGGKGANLCEMTQIGLNVPPGFVISTEACLAYLEKNQLPDGLMDGIKTQMAALEQKTGKGFGSSDNPLLVSVRSGSAMSMPGMMDTILNLGLNETSLPGLIRQTGNERFAWDAYRRFIQLFGKIALGIGDEHFDQAMAAVKRKYGAPLDVDLAADHLKELATGFLAIVERHSGKPFPQNPLEQLEISVGAVFRSWMGKRAVDYRKQFRITKDLANGTAVNICTMVFGNMGNDSATGVGFTRNPGTGENLIYGEYLTNAQGEDVVAGIRTPKAIAEMEQEMPEIYRQLIVLHDRLESHYKEVQDFEFTIEKSVLYCLQTRNGKMNARAMVRSSVEMFHEGLISKERALLRVEPQVLEQLLVPQLSPNFKGKSLAQGLPASPGAASGKIVFDADTAEIRGRAGEKIILVREETKPEDIHGFFQAQGILTSRGGKTSHAAVVARGMGKPCVSGCEQIVINDVLRSAIIGETTLHEGDIITIDGGSGHVYAGEVPTVEAEFSPEMGVLLGWADEVARLKVMANADTPESAAKAREFGAMGIGLCRTERMFNGTDRLPIVQEMILAETLELRQVALDRLLPIQRSDFKGIFKAMKGLPVTIRLLDPPMHEFLPSAAQLELEIAHLHQLSDTINGLEELPETLKLLNPKLYQQYADGLTQLMGGLTTFKASHLEEDVISKKEKILKKVRALAEVNPMLGHRGVRLGITYPEIYSMQIQAILEAAALCAREGIEIYPEIMVPQVATVEELTRIHSYVQRIHKIVELTHGINVKFKFGSMMEVVRGCLRAGRMAETAEFFSFGTNDLTQATFSFSREDAENKFLPAYNETGILQDNPFEVLDIKGVGQLMKMAVDNGRKTRPDLKVGICGEHGGHPGSIHFCHHIGLSYVSCSGPRVPIARLAAAQARLQENEYQLPG, translated from the coding sequence ATGACCGACAGCAATAAATTTATTTACGCCTTTGAAGAAGGTGACGGTAAAAACAGGATGCTGCTGGGCGGCAAAGGCGCCAATCTGTGCGAAATGACGCAGATCGGGCTGAACGTGCCGCCGGGTTTTGTCATCAGCACCGAGGCCTGTCTCGCCTATCTGGAAAAAAATCAGTTGCCGGACGGGTTGATGGATGGCATCAAGACTCAAATGGCGGCGCTGGAACAAAAAACCGGCAAAGGTTTCGGCAGCAGCGACAACCCCCTGCTGGTGTCCGTGCGCTCCGGTTCAGCCATGTCCATGCCGGGAATGATGGACACCATCCTCAACCTTGGTCTGAATGAAACATCCCTGCCGGGCTTGATCAGGCAGACCGGCAACGAACGCTTTGCCTGGGATGCCTACCGCCGCTTCATCCAGCTGTTCGGCAAGATCGCACTGGGGATCGGCGACGAACATTTCGATCAGGCCATGGCGGCAGTCAAGCGCAAATACGGCGCACCGCTGGATGTCGATCTCGCTGCAGATCATCTGAAGGAACTCGCAACCGGGTTTCTTGCCATCGTTGAACGCCACAGCGGCAAGCCTTTTCCGCAAAACCCCCTCGAACAACTGGAAATATCGGTAGGCGCAGTGTTCCGCTCGTGGATGGGCAAGCGCGCGGTGGATTACCGCAAGCAGTTCAGAATCACAAAAGACCTGGCCAATGGCACCGCCGTCAACATCTGCACCATGGTATTCGGCAACATGGGCAACGATTCCGCCACCGGCGTGGGCTTCACCCGCAACCCCGGCACCGGCGAGAACCTGATCTACGGCGAATACCTCACCAACGCCCAGGGCGAGGACGTGGTGGCGGGCATCCGCACCCCCAAGGCCATCGCCGAGATGGAACAGGAGATGCCGGAGATTTACCGCCAGCTGATCGTGCTGCACGACCGGCTGGAATCGCACTACAAGGAAGTGCAGGATTTCGAATTCACCATCGAAAAAAGCGTGCTTTACTGCCTGCAAACGCGCAACGGCAAGATGAACGCGCGCGCCATGGTGCGCAGTTCGGTGGAAATGTTTCACGAGGGGCTGATCAGCAAGGAGCGCGCCCTGCTGCGCGTCGAACCCCAGGTGCTGGAACAGCTGCTGGTGCCGCAATTGTCGCCCAACTTCAAGGGAAAATCGCTGGCGCAAGGCCTGCCCGCCTCTCCCGGCGCGGCTTCGGGCAAGATCGTGTTCGACGCCGATACAGCCGAGATTCGCGGCCGCGCTGGCGAGAAAATCATCCTGGTGCGCGAGGAAACCAAGCCGGAGGACATCCACGGCTTCTTTCAGGCCCAGGGCATCCTCACCAGCCGCGGCGGCAAGACCTCGCACGCCGCCGTGGTGGCACGCGGCATGGGCAAGCCCTGCGTCTCCGGCTGCGAGCAGATCGTGATCAACGATGTGCTGCGCAGCGCCATCATCGGCGAAACCACCCTGCACGAGGGCGACATCATCACCATCGACGGCGGCAGCGGCCATGTCTATGCCGGCGAAGTGCCCACCGTGGAAGCCGAATTCTCGCCGGAAATGGGCGTCCTGCTGGGCTGGGCGGACGAGGTGGCGCGATTGAAAGTCATGGCCAATGCCGACACCCCGGAATCCGCCGCCAAGGCGCGTGAATTCGGCGCCATGGGCATCGGCCTGTGCCGCACCGAACGGATGTTCAACGGCACCGACCGCCTGCCCATCGTGCAGGAAATGATCCTGGCGGAAACGCTGGAGCTGCGCCAGGTCGCGCTCGACCGCCTGCTGCCGATCCAGCGTTCCGACTTCAAGGGCATCTTCAAGGCCATGAAGGGTTTGCCGGTGACCATCCGCCTGCTCGATCCGCCGATGCATGAATTCCTGCCCAGCGCCGCGCAGCTCGAACTGGAAATCGCCCACCTGCACCAGCTGAGCGATACCATCAACGGCCTGGAAGAGCTGCCGGAAACCCTGAAACTGCTCAATCCCAAGCTCTACCAGCAATACGCCGATGGGCTGACCCAGTTGATGGGTGGACTGACCACTTTCAAGGCATCACATCTGGAAGAGGATGTGATCAGCAAGAAGGAAAAAATCCTCAAAAAAGTACGCGCCCTGGCGGAAGTCAACCCCATGCTGGGGCACCGTGGCGTGCGCCTCGGCATCACCTACCCCGAAATCTACTCGATGCAGATCCAGGCGATCCTGGAAGCAGCGGCCCTGTGCGCGCGGGAAGGCATCGAAATCTATCCTGAAATCATGGTGCCGCAGGTCGCCACCGTGGAGGAACTGACGCGCATTCACAGTTATGTACAGCGCATCCACAAAATCGTCGAACTGACCCACGGCATCAACGTGAAATTCAAGTTCGGTTCGATGATGGAAGTGGTGCGCGGCTGTCTGCGCGCCGGGCGCATGGCGGAAACCGCCGAATTCTTCTCCTTCGGCACCAACGACCTGACCCAGGCCACCTTCTCCTTCAGCCGCGAAGACGCCGAGAACAAGTTCCTGCCCGCCTACAACGAAACCGGCATCTTGCAGGACAACCCCTTCGAAGTACTGGACATCAAGGGCGTCGGGCAATTGATGAAAATGGCGGTGGACAACGGGCGCAAAACCCGGCCGGATCTGAAGGTGGGCATCTGCGGCGAGCATGGCGGCCATCCCGGCTCGATCCACTTCTGCCATCACATCGGCCTGAGCTATGTGTCCTGTTCCGGCCCGCGCGTGCCGATCGCAAGGCTCGCGGCAGCGCAAGCCAGGTTGCAGGAAAATGAGTACCAGCTTCCGGGTTGA
- a CDS encoding hypoxanthine-guanine phosphoribosyltransferase — MNEAWKIRQEAEQLVSAAEVDEVMQRLAGEISHQLAGKQPLLLSVMTGATVFAGQLLPLLDFPLDFDYVQVSRYGDAIRGGQMVWKVPPPSNVKGRVVLVLDDILDEGVTLAEIRRCVMELGAAECYSAVFVNKLIGRPKPIRADFVGLDVADRYVFGFGMDVRGAWRNLPAIYALKEVL; from the coding sequence ATGAATGAAGCATGGAAAATACGCCAGGAAGCGGAACAACTGGTTTCCGCCGCAGAAGTGGATGAAGTGATGCAGCGTCTGGCCGGGGAGATTTCACATCAGCTGGCCGGCAAGCAACCGCTGCTACTCAGTGTGATGACCGGTGCGACGGTATTTGCAGGCCAGTTGCTGCCTTTGCTGGATTTTCCTCTGGATTTTGATTATGTGCAGGTGTCGCGCTACGGGGATGCCATCCGGGGCGGGCAAATGGTGTGGAAAGTTCCGCCTCCCTCGAATGTCAAGGGACGTGTGGTGCTGGTGCTGGATGATATTCTGGACGAGGGCGTTACGCTGGCGGAAATACGCCGCTGCGTGATGGAACTGGGTGCGGCGGAGTGCTATAGCGCTGTGTTTGTGAACAAGCTGATCGGCCGCCCCAAACCCATCCGGGCCGATTTTGTTGGCCTCGATGTGGCTGATCGCTACGTGTTCGGTTTCGGAATGGATGTTCGTGGCGCGTGGCGCAATCTGCCCGCGATTTATGCTTTGAAAGAGGTTCTATAA